The genomic segment CGAGCTTGACGCCGCCGAAGTAGCGCGTCACTACAACCAGAGTATTAGTGACATTCCCTGAGTTAAGGGCATCTAAAATCGGCCGTCCGGCCGTACCGCTTGGCTCGCCGTCATCGGAAGAGCGCGTCTCAGCCTTCTCGTCGTCGATGCCGACGCGGTAGGCGAAGCAGTTGTGTGTGGCATCGTGATACCGGCGGCGGATCGTATCATACGCCGCCTCGGCGGCGTTCCGTGTCGCGATCGGGACCGCTGTACCAATGAATCGCGAGCGCTCAATCTTGAACTCCGCTTGCGCCTGCTCCTTGATCGTGCGATAAGTGTCTTGCACAGATTCCGCCGGGTTGGAGATTCCGCTACACCATGTAGCGAATCACCATCTTCCAGTCGTCAGGATCTTTCAGGTGTACCGCCCCCAGTTCGTTTGTTGCCGCCCCGTCCAGATTGGGGTTGAAGCAGGTGAATAGCGACTTGCCCTGCTTCAACGTCTCCCTGATCGCGCTGGCCGTGCCGCCGGTTCCGGAAGTGATCTCGACGACTATCACCGAACGGGCCAGGCCGACGATGATGCGATTGCGCGACAGCAACCGGCCGACATCAACTGCACTCTCCGGCGGATACTCCGAACAAATCAAGCCGTTAGTGACAATGTTGTCGGCCAGACTCTGATGCTCCGGCGGATAAATGTCTTCAATCCCGCATCCCAGGACGGCAATGGTCTTGCCTTCGGACTTGAGCGCCCCCAGATGCGCTGCCGCATCGATGCCGCGCGCCAAACCCGACACGACGACCGTGCCGGTCTCGGCGATGAGCGAGCCGAGCCGGACGCCTTCGGCAATCGCCTCTGCCGAAGCCTCGTGGCTGCCGACGATGGCCACGCAATTGTCACGGCAGACTTCCAGGCTGCCGCGAAAATAGAGCAACGGCGGCGGATCGTTGATCTCCAGCAGCGCCGGCGGATACGTGCTGCCGACAACTGTCGTCAGGTAGATTTCGTTGTCGGCGTAGTCGGCGAGCCGGTGCCGGATCAAGTCGGAATTGTCGATCGACAGCCGGATCAAGTCCTCCTTTTCCGGCGTCATCCGCGGCAAGTCGGCGATCTCGCCCGGCGCGCTCGCAAAGATGTTCTCAACCGTATCGAAGCGCGTAATCAACTGCTGCAGCGTGCGCGGACCTACGTTCGCATACTCGCGCAATGCGACGATCGCAATGTCAGTGTCGCTGTATTCCATCGGCCTCATCGACTCTACCTCGGACGCAAGGTAGCCGTGGTTTCGTGCCGCGTCAAGCATTCATCGCAAACCCCTCGCGGTGAAAAGGGCTTGCCCGATCTAAACGTGGACGTTATTTATCGACTCATGATAGCCGGAAACAACAGGGCCGGGAAGCGGTACGACGTCTACGGCATCGGCAATGCGTTGGTGGACTACATCTCCTTTGTCGACGACCAGTTCCTGATTGACAAGAGCATTGGCAAGGGCATCATGACCTTGGTCGGCAAGTCGGCGCATGAAACGCTGGAAGGTCTGCGCGCCCACGAAGTCAAGCGCTGCAGCGGCGGTTCGGCGGCCAATACGATTACTGGTCTGGCCGCCTTGGGCGGTCGGGGTTGCTATTCCGGCAAAGTCGGAAATGACGAACTCGGCCGATTCTATCGCGAGGACCTGACTCAGGCCGGTATTGACTTTTACGTCGAGCCCGACACGCTGCCGACCGGGTCGTGCGTCAGCTTCGTGACTCCGGACGCCGAGCGCTCGATGCTGACCTTCCTCGGCGCATCGACTTATCTCACTGATGCGGACATTCACCTGGAGGCGCTTGCGCAGTCGCAATTCCTCTACCTCGAGGGCTATCTCTGGGATTCGCCCAAAGCGCGTAGTGCGGCGGTCCGGGCGTTGGACGCGGCCAAACGTTCCGATGTCCAGATCGCCTTCTCCTTCTCAGATGCCTGGCTGGTGGGGCGCTTTCGCGACGATTTCGTACGCTTGATTGGAGAATACGTCGACGTGCTGTTTCTGAACGCGCGTGAATCGGAGGAGATCACCGGATTTCAGGATCCGCAGATGGCGGCACGGCAGATCGCCTCGCGCGTACCCTCGATTTGCCTGACCTGCGGCGCTTCCGGCGCGATTACGGTTGCCGACGGCCATCTGCGAATGACGCCGGCCCTGCCGGTGACCAAAGTCGTCGACACGACTGGCGCCGGTGATCTCTATGCGGCAGGAGTACTGCGAGGATTGACTTCGGGGTTTGATTTAGTCACCTCATCAATGATTGGCGCACGGGCGGCGGCCGCGATTGTGGCCAAAGTCGGGGCGCGTCTCGATCGGGACGATCTTCGCGGTTAGTCCTTCAATTTCCCATTACAACGTAGGACAAACACGCTCCAGTCGGTACTTCCTCTTCCCCTTGCAGCGACATTGGCACGATGCGCTTCCAGCCGCGACGACGGCCGGCGTAGGTTAGCGCCAGCCAGGCGGCGGAGCCGGGGAAGGCGAAGTGCGCGAGCCGGTCTCGCAGTACGGCAAAATCAAGACCGGCAAAGGCTGCCTCGACCCTCTGCCATCGCGCTTGCTGTTCGCCGTCGGCCAGGTCGATATCAATCTGCGTGCACGATACAATCAGGCCGTTTCCCAATGACGGGTGGGCCAACACCTCGCCGATGCCCGTGGCGAGCTCGGCATCATCGATCCCGGCTACAATCGGAATCAACCGAAAATCGCCGATCAGTTTCTGCAGCCACGGCAACATCGATTCGATGACAAATTCCGCTTGCCGGCCGCCCGTGTGCCCGCGCGCCGACATAACGACGCGAGGATGCAATTCGGAAAGGGACTTGGCCAACTCCAAGTCCAGGAACACTCGACCCAGCGGCGTCTCGTAAGCGCTGCCATGAAAAATCGACGCATGGTCAAACATGACCTCCTGCGCACTGGCGACGATCACGACCGTCGGATAGCGATGGCGATTGAGTGCACGCAGGGCGCCGATCCCCGGTCCCGCGACCAGCCGAGCCGGCGCAAATGGCGTCACAATCGCCCGCACCTCGCCCTTCGCCGACTGCGGTCGCCCGGAGGCCGCAATCCGTTGCTCCACTAATTCACTCAACTCCAGCGGGTCGGCGGGATAAAGCTTGCCGGCATAGGCCATCCGCCGGACTTCATTCGGTTTCTGCTCGTGGACTTCCATGGGTGCCCCAGAATACTCATCCGGGCGCGACGAAGCAAGTTGAGAGTTGCCGCTGCTGCACCGAAGCGACTGCTCAAGACTCCCCGGATTCAGCTTGTACCAGACAAAAGCTATCTTCTGAGCCGGACTGCAATGTCAGCGCCGCACCATCTTGTTGTCGTTCGGTGAATTTCCTTGACAAGCGTGCCGGCGTGTGGTATAGAGGAACCGATCGCGGGGTGGAGCAGTCCGGTAGCTCGTTGGGCTCATAACCCAAAGGTCGGTGGTTCAAATCCACCCCCCGCTATTTTATCAAACTCGTCTCCCCTGGGTATCCCATCCAAGTTCAGCTTAGACGGTTTCCTTGGCTCTTCACTTGAGCCTGAGGACTCGAACTCCCGCCGCCTAAGTAATCGGGCATCTCCCGACTCGCCTTCGCGAACGACAGCGCCAGACCTGAGCCGCGCTTCTGAGGTGAGTCAGTGTCAACTCAGAATTAGCAAACTATGACAATAATTCTTTGAGTTCGACTTCAGAAAATACTTGACTCAAAAGAGCGTGTTATGTAGACTAATGTATCGAAAAGTCCAGATTTGGAGCCGGTTGACAACGGCTTCTGAGTGAATCTGTTTCTCTGGATCACAGGGACGTCCTCGAACTCCGACCTGCAGTCAATAATCTACTAGTGGAGCGGGAGGTGTCCATAACTGACGTTGGCGTATCATGCATTATGATACGATGGGCCTGGTCCCATAGGTCACTACTAACCCACTACAGGAGGATTTGCAATGATCTATTTGATCGATCCGCAGAATCCAGGCATCGAAGTCTGCATCTTCAAGTTCCTCTGTCCGAAGGATAGGGTCGTTCCGTGCTACGGAATCGATCCCGTCGAGATTTGAGGTGACGGATCCGCAGAGAGGGGCATCGCCCCTCTCTGCCTTTGGTTGAGTTCCGGCAGATTCCTCCTCCCAGGAACAGCACAATTTCACTGACGCATTTCTTGCGAGCGAGGTGGTGCCACCAAGTTGAAATGGACACAGACGACCCGAGTTCTCCTGACTTTGATCTTGCCGGATCCGTGCGAAGCTTTGAGGCGGTGGAGACAGTCGGGAATAAGCAAGATTCGATAGTGCGTTAGGTGCGTTTGCTGGTAGCGAGCATGACACGATGAGCAGAGTATCACGCTACAATCATTTTCAACAATGGCAAGGCGGTTATCGGATCGCCTTCAATGCCTTCACCGGTGCCCTCGCCCTGATGACCGAGGACAACTTTCAAACATATCAGAAACTGGCGGCCAAGCTCTCCAACGGTAATTCTGCGCCAATCCTGACCGATGCGGAACGGGAGCTGCTTCAACAACTCGAGCATGGCCGCTTCGTTCATCCTGACGACTGTGACGAGTTGCAAGCACTCAAGTTCACCCACGGCAGCGCCCGCTTTGATCGCACCGCACTGGCCTTGATCGTTGCTCCCACTTTAGCCTGCAACATGGCCTGTCCCTACTGCTTCGAGAACAACAAGCGCGGCAAGATGACGCCGGAGATCGCCGATCAGATCGTCGGATTCGTCAGCCGCCAAGCCAAGACCCTGACTCAGCTTGATCTCACCTGGTACGGCGGCGAACCGCTGCTGGCCCTCGATGTCATCGAAATCCTGTCGCGCCGCCTTATCGGAATGGCAAATGATGAGTCCTTCACTTATCGAGCCTCGATCATCACCAATGGCTATCTCCTGGATCGCGACAGCGTCGACACGTTGGTCGACCTGAAAGTCGGCGTGTGCCAGGTGACGCTGGACGGCCCCGCGCGGTTGCACAATATTCGGCGCCCGCTCAAGAACGGAAGAGACAGCTTCCAGACGATCGTTGACAATCTCAAGTACGCTGCCGGCAGGTTGGTCGTCTCCGTGCGAGTGAACATCGACAAGAGCTTCAGTTCCGCCGACGTTGCCGAGTTGCTGACGGAACTAAAGGCCGCAGGCCTGCAGCAGCGCGTATCGGTCAACTTCGGAATGGTTGAGCCGTCGTCCGCCACTTGCGCCGCCGTCGCCGAAGCCTGCTATGAAATTGCCGATTTCTCGCAGGTGGAAATCGGATTTTATCGGCAATTGCTCGACAACGGCTATGGCGTTGAGAAGCTGCCCAGCCCCTGTGCGGTCTTCTGCATGGCGCAATTGGTCAACGCCTTTTTGGTCGATCCGGACGGGAATCTCTATCGCTGCTGGAACTACGTCGGCGATCCGGCGAAGACCATGGGGCATATCCGCGACAAGATTGACTATCAGAATGCGAATTTCGTCAAGCTCTTCGCTATTGATCCGTTTGTT from the Candidatus Zixiibacteriota bacterium genome contains:
- a CDS encoding YigZ family protein, which codes for MQDTYRTIKEQAQAEFKIERSRFIGTAVPIATRNAAEAAYDTIRRRYHDATHNCFAYRVGIDDEKAETRSSDDGEPSGTAGRPILDALNSGNVTNTLVVVTRYFGGVKLGTGGLARAYRQAADQVLATAVIVERLIEQRFCLRFGHDETSVVMHALAELRIKPARTDYTDDVVVYARIRRSQFKQLRTALIERSSGRVVVEAIEDEELD
- a CDS encoding DNA-protecting protein DprA, whose amino-acid sequence is MRPMEYSDTDIAIVALREYANVGPRTLQQLITRFDTVENIFASAPGEIADLPRMTPEKEDLIRLSIDNSDLIRHRLADYADNEIYLTTVVGSTYPPALLEINDPPPLLYFRGSLEVCRDNCVAIVGSHEASAEAIAEGVRLGSLIAETGTVVVSGLARGIDAAAHLGALKSEGKTIAVLGCGIEDIYPPEHQSLADNIVTNGLICSEYPPESAVDVGRLLSRNRIIVGLARSVIVVEITSGTGGTASAIRETLKQGKSLFTCFNPNLDGAATNELGAVHLKDPDDWKMVIRYMV
- a CDS encoding SPASM domain-containing protein; the protein is MSRVSRYNHFQQWQGGYRIAFNAFTGALALMTEDNFQTYQKLAAKLSNGNSAPILTDAERELLQQLEHGRFVHPDDCDELQALKFTHGSARFDRTALALIVAPTLACNMACPYCFENNKRGKMTPEIADQIVGFVSRQAKTLTQLDLTWYGGEPLLALDVIEILSRRLIGMANDESFTYRASIITNGYLLDRDSVDTLVDLKVGVCQVTLDGPARLHNIRRPLKNGRDSFQTIVDNLKYAAGRLVVSVRVNIDKSFSSADVAELLTELKAAGLQQRVSVNFGMVEPSSATCAAVAEACYEIADFSQVEIGFYRQLLDNGYGVEKLPSPCAVFCMAQLVNAFLVDPDGNLYRCWNYVGDPAKTMGHIRDKIDYQNANFVKLFAIDPFVDPLCRDCDILPVCLGGCPSNRADRGLTGEQACQSWKHNLSPMLEIIARSRSQRAASTPKEQS
- the amrB gene encoding AmmeMemoRadiSam system protein B, producing MEVHEQKPNEVRRMAYAGKLYPADPLELSELVEQRIAASGRPQSAKGEVRAIVTPFAPARLVAGPGIGALRALNRHRYPTVVIVASAQEVMFDHASIFHGSAYETPLGRVFLDLELAKSLSELHPRVVMSARGHTGGRQAEFVIESMLPWLQKLIGDFRLIPIVAGIDDAELATGIGEVLAHPSLGNGLIVSCTQIDIDLADGEQQARWQRVEAAFAGLDFAVLRDRLAHFAFPGSAAWLALTYAGRRRGWKRIVPMSLQGEEEVPTGACLSYVVMGN
- a CDS encoding adenosine kinase — protein: MIAGNNRAGKRYDVYGIGNALVDYISFVDDQFLIDKSIGKGIMTLVGKSAHETLEGLRAHEVKRCSGGSAANTITGLAALGGRGCYSGKVGNDELGRFYREDLTQAGIDFYVEPDTLPTGSCVSFVTPDAERSMLTFLGASTYLTDADIHLEALAQSQFLYLEGYLWDSPKARSAAVRALDAAKRSDVQIAFSFSDAWLVGRFRDDFVRLIGEYVDVLFLNARESEEITGFQDPQMAARQIASRVPSICLTCGASGAITVADGHLRMTPALPVTKVVDTTGAGDLYAAGVLRGLTSGFDLVTSSMIGARAAAAIVAKVGARLDRDDLRG